The following coding sequences are from one Diospyros lotus cultivar Yz01 chromosome 7, ASM1463336v1, whole genome shotgun sequence window:
- the LOC127806738 gene encoding uncharacterized protein LOC127806738, which translates to MKMEETVTRHLKETTSTTTMSMAAKGQQVEAAKKTKETEFPLHNDFDRFWTWHREEDKDTLVVQLPEFKAEELKVRINNSGNLTISGERPIINGKGRVRFTKEMKLSKKYDASNITAKFTKDGLLHVTLPKKIPNSGSDAGAADFQLEEGGESGRAGAGAKAALNVAVAAAAVAALAVGVYETFKRGTSSSSADSSSSSAAAHLPVSSNM; encoded by the exons atgaagatggaggaGACCGTGACGAGACATTTGAAGGAAACCACCAGCACCACCACAATGTCCATGGCCGCCAAGGGCCAGCAGGTTGAGGCTGCAAAGAAGACCAAAGAGACGGAGTTTCCTTTACACAATGATTTTGATCGTTTCTGGACTTGGCATAGGGAGGAAGATAAAGATACGCTTGTCGTCCAGCTCCCTG AATTCAAAGCAGAAGAACTGAAGGTCCGTATTAACAATAGCGGTAACCTGACGATTAGCGGAGAACGCCCCATCATCAATGGAAAGGGACGCGTTCGGTTTACCAAGGAGATGAAGCTCTCGAAGAAGTACGATGCCAGTAATATCACCGCAAAGTTTACCAAGGATGGCCTTCTTCATGTTACGCTGCCCAAGAAAATTCCCAATTCAGGGTCAGACGCCGGCGCCGCCGACTTTCAGCTGGAAGAGGGAGGGGAAAGCGGAAGGGCCGGTGCCGGCGCAAAGGCGGCGTTGAACGTTGCAGTGGCGGCGGCTGCGGTCGCGGCATTGGCTGTGGGTGTTTATGAAACATTCAAGCGTGGTACATCTTCCTCCAGTGCtgattcctcctcctcctccgccgccgcccATCTCCCCGTTTCTTCAAACATGTAA
- the LOC127806685 gene encoding uncharacterized protein LOC127806685: MEETTNTATTVSMAAKGQQVEAAKKTQETELPLYDDFEPLCTWHREEDKDTLVVHLPEFKVDELKVFTSNRGNLKISGERPIINGKGRVRFTKEMKILKNYDASKITAKFTTDGCTLQVTLPKKIIPNSESDAVAADLQPKVGGESGRAGAGAGAKVALSFAVVAAAVAALAVGAYAIFKRGTSSSNADSSAAQAPVSPNI, encoded by the exons atggaggaaACCACCAACACCGCCACCACAGTGTCCATGGCCGCCAAGGGCCAGCAGGTTGAGGCTGCAAAGAAGACCCAAGAGACGGAGCTTCCTTTATACGATGATTTTGAACCTTTATGCACTTGGCATAGGGAGGAAGATAAAGATACGCTTGTCGTCCATCTCCCTG AATTCAAAGTAGATGAACTGAAGGTCTTTACTAGCAATCGCGGCAACCTGAAGATTAGCGGAGAACGCCCCATCATCAATGGAAAGGGACGCGTTCGGTTTACCAAGGAGATGAAGATCTTGAAGAACTACGATGCCAGTAAAATCACTGCCAAGTTTACCACGGATGGCTGTACTCTTCAGGTTACGCTGCCCAAGAAAATTATTCCTAATTCAGAGTCAGACGCCGTCGCCGCCGACTTGCAGCCGAAAGTGGGAGGGGAAAGCGGAAGGGCCGGCGCCGGTGCCGGCGCAAAGGTGGCGTTGAGCTTTGCAGTGGTGGCGGCGGCGGTGGCGGCATTGGCTGTGGGTGCTTATGCAATATTCAAGCGTGGTACATCTTCCTCCAATGCTGATTCCTCCGCCGCCCAGGCCCCCGTTTCTCCAAACATTTAA